From the genome of Niabella agricola, one region includes:
- a CDS encoding FAD-dependent oxidoreductase — translation MKRRDFMQLLGASSAGTVLSTAAPFTAAAKVIANETAVLQADVVIAGGGLGGVAAALACLRNGFTVVLTEVTDWLGGQLTSQGVPPDEHPWIETHGAPQSYRELRNRIRDHYRQYYPLTEKARNNPQLNPGNGAVSRLCHEPAVAETVIRQLLMPFCSNGQLVILTEHSAVKATVTGARVTSVTVKDEKNRKQCLLKSDYFIDATELGDLLLLTGTAYITGTESQSQTNELHAPVVPDARNNQAFTMCFAMDYIEGADHTIARPADYAFWRNYTPALQPAWPGKLLSLQYAQPQTLQPKDLGFAPDGSATGSLLNLWNYRRIIDRKNFKDGFYKGDISIVNWPQNDYIPGNIVDVTPQVFRKQVEQAKQLSLSLFYWLQTEAPRPGGGKGWPGLRLRNDVMGTADGLAKYPYIRESRRIKAQFTVLEEHVGREQRASVTGTNKQKAADFFDSVGVGYYHIDLHPSSRGNNYIDFPSLPFQIPLGALLPVKMENIFPANKNIGTTHITNGCYRLHPVEWSIGEAVGLLLVFAKAQGVLPATVRKDRELLKKFQEFIRSQGVETHWPE, via the coding sequence ATGAAGCGAAGAGATTTTATGCAACTGCTGGGCGCAAGCAGTGCCGGCACCGTTTTGAGCACGGCTGCTCCTTTTACTGCTGCCGCAAAGGTTATCGCCAATGAAACGGCGGTGTTGCAGGCCGATGTAGTGATTGCCGGCGGCGGACTGGGCGGTGTAGCAGCTGCCCTTGCCTGTTTGAGAAATGGGTTCACCGTGGTACTGACAGAAGTTACGGATTGGCTGGGCGGACAGCTCACCTCCCAGGGCGTACCACCGGATGAGCATCCATGGATTGAAACGCACGGTGCTCCGCAATCTTACCGGGAGCTCCGCAACCGCATCCGCGATCATTACCGCCAGTATTACCCGCTTACAGAAAAAGCAAGGAATAACCCGCAACTGAACCCAGGCAACGGGGCGGTTTCCCGGCTTTGTCATGAACCGGCTGTTGCGGAAACGGTAATCCGCCAGCTATTGATGCCTTTTTGTTCTAACGGACAGCTGGTAATACTGACGGAGCATAGCGCGGTAAAGGCAACGGTAACCGGTGCGCGTGTAACCTCCGTTACCGTAAAGGATGAAAAGAACAGGAAACAGTGTCTGTTGAAAAGCGACTACTTTATTGACGCAACAGAACTGGGTGATCTGCTGCTATTGACCGGAACCGCTTATATTACAGGTACAGAGTCGCAAAGCCAGACCAATGAACTGCATGCCCCAGTGGTGCCGGACGCCCGCAACAACCAGGCATTTACCATGTGCTTTGCCATGGACTATATTGAGGGCGCGGATCACACCATAGCACGGCCGGCAGATTATGCCTTCTGGCGCAATTACACACCGGCATTGCAACCGGCCTGGCCGGGAAAATTGCTCAGCCTTCAATATGCACAGCCACAAACCCTGCAACCCAAAGACCTGGGCTTTGCACCGGACGGCAGTGCTACCGGGTCTTTATTGAACTTATGGAACTACCGCCGGATCATCGACCGCAAAAATTTTAAAGACGGATTTTATAAAGGCGATATCTCCATTGTTAACTGGCCTCAGAATGACTATATACCCGGAAACATTGTAGATGTAACCCCGCAGGTATTTCGCAAACAGGTAGAACAAGCCAAACAGCTCAGTTTATCCCTTTTTTACTGGCTGCAAACGGAGGCACCGCGGCCCGGCGGCGGCAAAGGATGGCCAGGGTTGCGTTTGCGCAACGATGTAATGGGCACTGCTGATGGGTTGGCGAAGTATCCCTATATCCGCGAATCCCGGAGGATTAAAGCGCAGTTTACAGTTCTCGAAGAACATGTAGGGCGCGAACAGCGGGCATCGGTAACGGGTACAAACAAACAGAAAGCCGCGGATTTTTTTGATTCTGTAGGTGTCGGGTATTATCATATTGATCTGCATCCCAGCAGCCGGGGGAATAATTATATCGATTTTCCGTCCCTGCCGTTCCAGATTCCGCTGGGCGCCTTACTGCCTGTGAAGATGGAAAATATTTTTCCGGCCAATAAGAACATCGGCACTACCCATATTACCAATGGCTGCTACCGCCTGCATCCTGTAGAGTGGAGCATCGGCGAAGCCGTTGGATTATTACTTGTATTTGCAAAGGCGCAGGGCGTATTGCCGGCAACGGTGCGGAAGGACCGGGAACTGCTGAAAAAATTCCAGGAATTTATCCGGAGTCAGGGAGTGGAAACCCATTGGCCGGAGTGA